Proteins from a genomic interval of Debaryomyces hansenii CBS767 chromosome E complete sequence:
- a CDS encoding DEHA2E16588p (similar to uniprot|P23201 Saccharomyces cerevisiae YLL021W SPA2 Component of the polarisome) translates to MSEKGLAEHYKVLKQFLVISDDSSTRTKTNSTRAARAREKLLKLSSAQFRELSTDVYDELKRRIDESRGEPDYLLPKSTFHPKRNQARQKLSSLPQSRFKDLVSDISFEIERRDLHRTSDVNNSNHYASNDNSKSLNQAVQDNGREINNRDNVDENNNGYSTKGDSKEMDRGINSAKQPNSSELLNQTIGVQPKTVIPTKANLTWSSDEENDDDQPEINKSDILVDGDRAGSRSLDHQNDRSFNQQGSDMDQTISELRNRLDNIESEKMQLQEKYDLLKSDYEYSASQNKTLSDEMDNLSEEKNNWLQNKSDYERRLDALQSETNSRSMNETKNNDLLLSELENLKATNASLRLENHSMKNTSPREVFTSREATSPQRSNASVREATSIASLNAFNDIGATSPQRSNATSKDISINPSSNTSNELKKDMELFIEKLSDLDSASIKNQQKSQLTDNNAAVWQERYEALRSGQISSSLKESVISRDELKTFVTPSGLISMKLVTDLQALVESFLLSINDPNPVPDMLFDKISKISLLGNEIANQGEKQHLNSNENSICLREAVSYALTTTRYYAIFSDILPKIVVEKSLGEVCFTVCELISISKLNENSTGTININQEPSHVSNEKTRHNDAKETDSDINTAVRPLKMANKLRENQNQNFHNAERDMGSSTPTKSLNEGSILDSQNVSPTKTRELTKSLNEGSILDSQNVSPTKTRELTKSLNEGSIIDSQNVTPTKTRELTKSLNEGSIIDSQNVTPTKTRELTKSLNEGSILDSQNVTPTKTRELTKSLNEGSIIDSQNVSPTKTRELTKSLNEGSIIDSQNVTPTKTRELTKSLNEGSIIDSQNVTPTKARELTKSLNEGSILDLQNVSPTKTRELAQERIDHIDSSSSIKIDELSPVRRGIIPTEFASRGTPSLSKNLNPSPRSRNISALASKFEGGNNSPEETRVSNSYSPASRRQNDSLLTPSESKGIDSNVISNEGNITPTKRSNIFDRVKQFDSPTDRSIHKPQSNTDNLTNTEIKSDQKSISSDNDMDESQANDSNDDVNNSFLVSRSSLEIRQQNQENRSDSALSSPRLENVNENDSIDSKINTGAAVAGAAAAGTAFAGSRSKGLFQSIRNRLAPGSDKSSTTDANNEEKTHTDLKSKGLSDTEITSSKNSNDEVNTLPAVNKDVGSRSIVSDNISDANISNVLSQNSKNNDTDSQFENVNPINEKADLPIPSSKVEDMNGNQSSIIPQYLDEESTNMNGNQKPQGLDENATNINMSNDRNIETNKKPKGVNFTNDRNTSNVSDQEESSFDAESDDNEHPQESQARQRQEYRKSMAAATFNVDLFDIDDPDNTLTQVLLYLEHQTVQVISTIQSLLSAIKKPSATRGDLRQKSKAITEVILQMTEATNTSMNQTRNAQLKEHGSWVVKSLDDCNHRMNILCKPNGDKNDTDFADKNFKQRLAGISFDIAKCTKELVKTVEEASLKEDIANIDARLSHSEDLT, encoded by the coding sequence ATGAGTGAAAAGGGCTTAGCAGAACACTATAAAGTTTTAAAACAATTTTTGGTAATCTCGGATGATCTGAGCACCAGAACTAAAACTAATTCGACAAGAGCGGCTAGAGCCAGAGAAAAGCTCTTAAAGTTGTCGAGCGCTCAGTTCAGAGAGTTGAGTACCGACGTgtatgatgaattaaagagaagaattgatGAGTCCAGAGGTGAGCctgattatttattaccAAAATCAACATTTCATCCGAAAAGAAATCAAGCAAGACAAAAATTGTCTTCATTACCTCAATCGAGGTTCAAAGACTTAGTGTCAGATATTTCCTTCGAAATAGAGAGAAGAGATTTACACCGCACTTCTGACGTGAATAATAGTAATCATTATGCAAGCAATGATAATAGTAAATCTTTAAATCAAGCTGTCCAAGATAATGGACGCGAAATAAATAACAGAGATAATGTAGATGAAAATAACAATGGTTACAGTACTAAAGGTGACCTGAAAGAGATGGATAGAGGCATCAATTCTGCGAAGCAGCCTAACTCGTCAGAGTTATTGAATCAAACGATAGGGGTGCAACCCAAAACTGTGATTCCAACCAAAGCAAATTTGACTTGGTCtagtgatgaagaaaatgacgaTGATCAGCCAGAGATAAACAAACTGGATATACTTGTTGATGGCGATAGAGCTGGTAGCAGAAGCCTTGACCATCAAAATGATAGGTCATTTAACCAACAAGGCTCTGATATGGATCAAACGATCTCCGAGTTGAGAAATCGTTTGGATAATATTGAGTCCGAAAAAATGCAgcttcaagaaaaatatgatttaCTTAAAAGTGATTATGAGTACTCAGCTTCCCAGAATAAAACACTCAGTGACGAAATGGATAATTTGAGCgaagagaaaaataatTGGTTACAGAATAAATCTGATTATGAAAGACGATTAGATGCTTTGCAATCAGAGACTAACTCTAGGTCGATGAACGAAacaaagaataatgatttgttGTTACTGGAGttagaaaatttaaagGCTACCAACGCAAGCTTACGGTTGGAAAATCATTCAATGAAAAACACTTCCCCACGAGAAGTTTTCACTTCCCGGGAAGCCACATCACCTCAAAGGTCGAATGCTAGTGTCAGAGAAGCTACTTCTATTGCTTCTTTGAATGCTTTCAATGATATTGGGGCTACATCACCTCAAAGATCGAACGCGACTTCGAAGGATATTTCTATAAATCCTTCTTCGAATACgtcaaatgaattaaaaaaagaTATGGAGCTATTCATCGAAAAATTATCTGATTTAGATTCCGCCTCAATCAAGAATCAGCAAAAATCCCAGTTGACAGACAATAATGCTGCTGTATGGCAAGAAAGGTACGAAGCCTTGAGGTCTGGCCAAATTTCAAGCTCTTTAAAGGAATCTGTTATATCCAgagatgaattgaaaacgTTTGTTACTCCATCTGGATTAATCTCCATGAAATTAGTGACCGATTTACAAGCTTTAGTAGAAAGTTTCTTGTTAAGTATAAATGATCCAAATCCCGTCCCTGACAtgttatttgataaaatatcaaaaatttctttgcTTGGTAATGAAATTGCGAACCAAGGAGAGAAGCAGCATTTGAACAGTAATGAAAACTCTATTTGTCTTCGGGAAGCAGTTAGTTATGCTCTCACTACTACAAGGTATTATGCTATTTTTTCTGATATCCTTCCAAAAATAGTTGTTGAGAAATCACTCGGTGAAGTTTGCTTTACTGTTTGTGAGTTGATATCCATTTCAAAGTTAAATGAAAATTCCACAGGcacaataaatattaacCAGGAACCTCTGCATGTTCTGAATGAAAAAACTAGACACAATGATGCGAAGGAAACAGATAGCGATATTAACACTGCTGTGAGACCCTTGAAAATGGCCAACAAATTACGTGAaaatcaaaaccaaaattttcataatgCTGAAAGAGATATGGGATCTTCTACACCAACAAAAAGTCTCAATGAGGGTTCAATCCTAGATTCACAGAATGTATCACCTACTAAGACTAGAGAATTGACAAAAAGTCTCAATGAGGGTTCAATCCTAGATTCACAGAATGTATCACCTACTAAGACTAGAGAATTGACAAAAAGTCTCAATGAGGGTTCAATCATAGATTCACAGAATGTAACGCCTACTAAGACTAGAGAATTGACAAAAAGTCTCAACGAGGGTTCAATCATAGATTCACAGAATGTAACACCTACTAAGACTAGAGAATTGACAAAAAGTCTCAATGAGGGTTCAATCCTAGATTCACAGAATGTAACACCTACTAAGACTAGAGAATTGACAAAAAGTCTCAACGAGGGTTCAATCATAGATTCACAGAATGTATCACCTACTAAGACTAGAGAATTGACAAAAAGTCTCAACGAGGGTTCAATCATAGATTCACAGAATGTAACGCCTACTAAGACTAGAGAATTGACAAAAAGTCTCAACGAGGGTTCAATCATAGATTCACAGAATGTAACGCCTACTAAGGCTAGAGAATTGACAAAAAGTCTCAACGAGGGTTCAATCCTAGATTTACAGAATGTATCACCTACTAAGACTAGAGAATTGGCACAAGAAAGAATCGATCATATTGATTCGTCAAGTTCTATTAAAATCGATGAATTATCTCCAGTGAGAAGGGGCATCATTCCAACTGAGTTTGCTTCTAGGGGAACTCCAAGCTTatccaaaaatttaaaccCCAGCCCAAGAAGTAGAAATATAAGTGCTTTGGCTTCTAAGTTTGAGGGCGGTAATAACTCACCAGAAGAAACAAGAGTATCCAATTCATATTCCCCAGCATCTAGGAGACAGAATGATTCACTTTTAACGCCTTCGGAATCAAAGggaattgattcaaatgtAATATCAAATGAAGGGAATATTACCCCAACAAAAAGATCCAACATTTTTGATAGAGTCAAGCAGTTTGATAGTCCAACGGATAGAAGTATACATAAACCTCAAAGTAACACTGATAACTTGACAAATACAGAAATTAAGAGTGACCAAAAAAGCATATCAAGTGACAACGATATGGATGAATCGCAAGCCAATGATCTGAATGATGATGTTAACAATAGCTTTTTAGTGAGTCGCTCTTCTTTAGAAATTAGACAACagaatcaagaaaataGGTCAGACTCTGCTCTAAGTTCTCCTCGATTAGAAAACgtgaatgaaaatgattcaataGATTCTAAAATTAATACTGGAGCAGCCGTTGCAGGAGCGGCCGCAGCTGGAACAGCATTTGCAGGTTCTAGAAGCAAAGGGTTATTTCAAAGTATAAGGAATAGGTTGGCGCCTGGATCTGATAAAAGTTCCACAACTGATgctaataatgaagagaaaACTCACACCGATCTTAAATCCAAAGGATTATCAGACACTGAAATAACTTCCTCGAAAAATTCAAACGATGAAGTCAATACTCTTCCTGCAGTGAACAAAGACGTGGGTTCTAGGTCAATAGTatctgataatatttctgatGCCAACATCTCCAACGTTTTGCTGCAAAATAGTAAGAACAATGACACAGATAGTCAGTTTGAAAATGTCAACccaataaatgaaaaagcCGACCTCCCAATTCCTAGCTCTAAGGTAGAGGACATGAATGGGAACCAATCTTCTATCATACCACAATatttagatgaagaatcaaCTAATATGAATGGCAATCAGAAACCTCAAGGTTTAGACGAAAATGCTACTAATATAAACATGTCTAATGATAGGAATATAGAAACAAACAAGAAACCTAAAGGTGTCAATTTTACAAATGATAGAAATACATCAAACGTTTCTGATCAAGAAGAATCCTCTTTTGATGCTGAATCCGATGACAATGAACACCCTCAAGAATCCCAAGCAAGGCAAAGGCAAGAATATCGTAAATCGATGGCAGCAGCTACTTTCAATGTTGATCTCTTCGACATTGACGATCCGGATAATACTTTAACTCAGGTTTTACTTTACTTGGAACATCAAACAGTACAAGTCATTTCAACCATTCAATCGTTATTGTCTGCTATTAAAAAACCTAGTGCAACTAGAGGTGACTTGAGACAGAAGTCAAAAGCTATCACTGAGGTAATATTACAAATGACAGAAGCTACAAATACATCAATGAATCAAACTCGTAATGCTCAATTAAAAGAGCACGGTAGTTGGGTTGTCAAAAGCTTGGATGATTGCAACCATCgtatgaatatattatgCAAACCTAATGGTGATAAGAATGATACTGATTTCGCTGATAAGAATTTCAAACAGAGGTTGGCTGgaatttcttttgatatCGCGAAATGTACCAAGGAATTAGTTAAAACGGTAGAAGAAGCAAGCTTAAAGGAAGACATCGCCAATATTGATGCTAGATTAAGTCATTCCGAAGACTTAACCTAa
- a CDS encoding mitochondrial 54S ribosomal protein YmL15 (similar to uniprot|P36523 Saccharomyces cerevisiae YLR312W-A MRPL15), with product MRNSLRVNPTRNIYLHKGERVAGLKRDPEEVFITNHGYKYGKTQENLKHIKGFLPEKYSISDDLALQVLTHKSFGNGIKPYNEKLSAMGAKILNLFCAKLVTDKPTTNENAIDGKNLDSLGSPIAKELAGRMSLGLFAKTTNLNSIMFWKSYNHDLSFESSGEMKVSAQMMYALVGAITFTHGKEIAEAFIREKLFGTEPSIEDITATIIDQSKSS from the coding sequence ATGAGAAACTCCTTGAGGGTCAATCCAAcgagaaatatttatttgcatAAGGGAGAAAGAGTTGCGGGACTCAAGAGAGACCCAGAAGAAGTTTTCATCACCAACCATGGGTATAAGTACGGCAAAACCCAGGAGAATTTAAAACATATCAAAGGCTTCTTACCAGAAAAGTACAGCATATCCGATGACTTGGCGTTACAAGTGTTGACCCACAAGTCATTTGGTAATGGGATCAAACCATACAACGAGAAATTAAGTGCCATGGGAGcgaagattttgaatttgttcTGCGCCAAACTAGTTACGGACAAGCCAACTACCAACGAAAATGCTATAGATGGGAAAAACTTGGATAGCTTGGGATCACCAATTGCGAAAGAACTCGCAGGTCGTATGTCCTTGGGGTTATTTGCAAAAACTACTAATTTGAACAGTATAATGTTCTGGAAATCGTACAACCATGACTTGAGCTTTGAATCTAGTGGTGAGATGAAGGTTAGTGCCCAAATGATGTATGCATTGGTTGGTGCCATTACTTTTACTCATGGAAAAGAGATAGCAGAAGCCTTCATCAGAGAAAAATTGTTCGGCACTGAACCTTCCATCGAAGACATCACAGCTACTATAATCGACCAATCCAAACTGTCATAA